The sequence TTTCTACGACTATAGTCTAATCCCGCTGGGGAATATGTTACCTCAGCAACACTACAGAGAAATATTATTCTACAGATAAAGTAATAAATATGCAACTACCGATGGGTTGATTTTTTTGAAAAAATAAATTTTCTTGAACCACCAAGACACTAAGACACAAAGAAAAATCCATAGAGATACCCTATACCCCTATACCCTTTCTTTGATGAACAACTACTGGAGTGCGGCTAAAACCCGAATGAATTCTAAAGGTAAGCCATCGGCATCGGCAATAAAGGCGACTTCATAGATGCGATCGCCTATTTGCTGCTGCATCGGTTCTAAAAGAATCTTTAGTGGTTGTAAGTGTTCTGGTTGATTTTGTGCGGCCAGAGTAAAATTTTCTTTCAAATCTGTCAACCAGCTAGGCAAATCGGTCGTGATGTTAGTGAGATCGAAAGACAGATGATAGTAACCCACATAATGCTCATCTGCGAATGCATCGGGGGCTGGTTTTGGTTCTGGTATTTGGATTAGTTCAATTCTGCCACCTAGTCCTTCCATCCAACAAGCGAGGGTATAGCCTGTAGTGAAGCGTTCGCAAACTGTAAACCCTAGTTGTTCGTAGAAGGCGATCGCTCGATGGATATTAGCTGTGCGAATAGAAGCGTGGTGCATAATTTTGGCTTTCAATTGTTGTTGGTTGTTAGTTGTTTGTTGTTTGGAAAAACCACCAACCATCAACTACCAACTACCAACAACTAACCATTGACAAATGACTAATAACTATTATTCAAATAATCTGAAATAAGGATAACGTACAGGCACACCGGGTTCTTTTTCCAAATCAAAATTAATTACTTCCCAACAGGGTTCTTCTTTGGGATCGGGGCCAAACTCCACAGGTAAACCGTACAGTCGTGCCGAAGCCCCTTCTGATTGTCCTCCCCGCCAAGGAGTGCTGCGTTCTAAATAGCCACTCATCAATTCCTGATAGCGGCGAGCAATAATTACCCGTGTTGCTCGATAACCTTGCGTATATAACTTATCTAATGCTTCGTGGATTTCAAACCGAATGCCATCTGGATGCGTATGTTGTCGATACCATTCACCATTCCACCGACGCCAGTGACGTCCAGACTGTAAATGAATCAACTCTCCTGTTTTAGGATTGGCTTCAAACGCGCCATGACGGGGACATAAGTAAGTATCTGTTAGTGTCAGTGCCGGGATTGTCTGACGGCAGTGGGGACACTGAATTTCGGGGCCAAATATTGGGTACTGCAAGCCTGGATTCATCATGAAGTGCGTACAAGAAGAATATTTTTGTCTTCACCAGTGACGTTGGTTTTATTTATACTTCTGCGCCACACGATAAGGGTATGTACTGACTGCTGCCTCAGTGAACAGGCTTAATGCCGTGATATTCTGGTTTTGCAACCAGCCTCCAAGGTTGGAATTTTTCCAGTGTTCCTGAGTACCATATTCATATTCTATCGTGTCTAACGCTTCCTACTGGCCTTCTCCCGATTTTTCTCAAGCTGCCTTCGTTGCAGCCAATGCTGTGGTTATGGGTTCTGTAAATATAGCAGCAGGGGTTAGCATTTGGTATGGAGCAGTCATTAGAGGAGATGTGGAACGCATTGAAATTGGCGAATGCACTAATATCCAAGATGGAGCAATTCTACACGGCGACCCGGGTAAGCCCACAATCCTAGAAGACCATGTTACCGTAGGACACCGTGCTGTGGTACATTCTGCCTACATTGAACGTGGCAGCATGATTGGTATTGGAGCAGTGATTTTAGATGGAGTGCGGGTGGGTGCTAGTAGCATCATCGGTGCTGGTGCAGTGGTAACTAAAGATGTAGCACCTAAATCCTTGGTTGTTGGTATTCCTGGAAAAGTATTACGCCAAGTTACAGATGCTGAGGCAGCAGAACTGATCGAACACGCTGAAAATTATAAGAAGTTAGCTTTAGTTCATGCTGGCAAAGGGACAGATACTGGTTTTAGCACTTCCCATTGAGGAAGGAGGGGGAGTGGGGGAAGGGGGGGGGCCCCACAAAGTGGGGATAAGGGGCAATGGGGAGATGGGGAGATGGGGAGATGGGGAGACGACCAACCACTAACCATCACTACTAACCACTAACTACTAACTATTAACCACTAACCAATGACAAATGACAAATGACTATTGACTAATTTTGTAAAGATTCTTTACATATCAATTGGGAAAAATTGCTCACTTCAGCTAAAAATAAAAAAATGAGAACAGTTGACAATACTTTAAGTTGTACTTAAGAGAGAGGTTAAAAAAATGGACTTTGATATGCGTGTGGTTATCGTGTTGGCACCAGTCGCGATCGCAGCTGCTTGGGCATTGTTTAATATCGGTGCTGCTGCTTTAAGACAAATTCAAAGCTTTTTAAATAAAGAAGCATAAAATATACTCCGTATCATCATCCGATCCCGACTGTTTCTCTTTTGTAGAGACAGTCGGTTTTATTCGTTAATTGTTAGTGGTTAGTAGTTAGTAGTTAGTTGTAATAACTCACCACTAACTACTATCTACTAACAACTATCTACTTATGGACATCGACTCTTTACTCCAACCCTTCCAAAAATTTGGCGTTCATCTGGGGTTGGAACGTATAGTGAAATTATTGACAAATCTTGGTAGTCCACATCACCAAGTTCCGGTAATTCACGTTGCTGGCACTAATGGTAAGGGTTCTGTTTGTGCCTATCTTTCTTCGGTTCTCACGGAGGCAGGTTATCGCACAGGACGTTATACTTCTCCTCACCTAGTTGATTGGACAGAACGCATTTGCCTTAACGAACAGCCTATTTCTTCTGAGGAATTTTGCAAATTATTACTGCAAGTCGAAGCTGCTATTGATCCGGATGAAGAGTCACCGACTCAATTTGAAGTGGTGACAGCAGCAGCTTGGTTGTATTTCGCTCAGCAAAAAATTGATATTGCAGTGGTAGAAGTAGGACTGGGAGGACGTTTGGATGCTACTAACGTTTGCGATCAACCCCTTGTTACTATTATCACATCTATTAGCCGCGAACACTGGCAGCAACTCGGGCCTACCATCGCTGATATTGCTAGAGAGAAAGCTGGTATTCTCAAACCTGGATGTCCGGCTGTGATTGGCCCTTTGCCACCAGATGCAGAAAAAGTTGTGCGATCGCGCATTTTGGAATTACAATGCCCTATCTTTACACCCCAGCCAGCGCGTCAAATTTCTACTGGATGGGCAGAATATGAAAGATTGGGAGATGGGGAGAACCGGAGGTGGGGAGATCACCCCATTCAATACCCTTTGCCATTAGAGGGACAAATTCAGTTGACGAATTCAGCTTTAGCTTTAGCTGCGCTGCAAATCCTGCAAAAACAAGGTTGGCAGATTTCTGAGCAAGCCATAATTAACGGTATGGCCAAAACTAAGTGGCCGGGGCGGATGCAATGGACTACCTGGAAAAACCATAAATTATTGCTTGATGGTGCTCATAATCCAGCTGCTGCCCAAGTTTTGCGAGATTATGTAGATAGCCTAGATGTCCAAGCAGTCACTTGGGTGATGGGAATGCTTTCGACTAAAGAGCATGAGAAAATTTTTCAAGCCTTACTGCGACCCAATGACCAATTATATTTAGTACCAGTACCCGATCATAGTTCAGCTCATCCTAGTGAATTAGCACAGTTAGCTGGAAATATTTGCCTAAAATTGAGTATTTGTAGTACTTTCCCAGATTTAACATCCGCGCTAGAAGCGGCTTTTTCCTTGACAGATGATTTAGTCGTTTTATGCGGTTCGCTGTATTTAGTCGGACATTTTTTAAAAGAGTCAATAGTCACTAGTCAATAGTCAAGAGTTTGTTGACTATTGACTAATGACTATTGACTGTTCCACTCCTGTGCTGCATCTTCTACGGCTTTATCTACCGTCTTCTCGTCTAGCATTGCTGCTTGCAGGTTCTCATAAATTGCCTTTTGCAGGAGATTGAAATTCTTCAAGGTTGGGGTTAGAATCTCTGCCTGTTGCAGTTGACTGGCACTGACTACACGCGCTTTATCTATATTAGAGGCATTTGCCGATACATCCTTAAAGTAACTGTCAGACAGCGCTTTTTTTGTAGATGGCAGGACATTTGCTTTTTTGGCAAATGCTAGCTGATTTTCGTCATTAGTAACAAACAGGGCAAATTTCACAGCGGCGTCTGGTTGTTTTGTGTCGCGCGGAATAACTACATTCATTACAGCGACATTTTTCTTACCGGTGTCACCAGTGATTTGTGGTGCCGTGGCGGAAGCTTTGGCGATCGCAGGCGCATTATTGGCAATCTGCTTGAGAAATTCGGGGCCTGAAGCTAGTAAAGCTGTTTCTCCTGCCTGGTATAACTCTATAGCATGACGATGTCCTTGTGTCAATACTTCTTTAGGAAGTAGTCCTTTTTTGTAAAGATCTACCCAATACTGAAATGCTGCTTTACCTTGAGGAGAGTTAAAGGCAGCTTTCCCTTCGGCATCCACTAGGGTTACTCCCATCTGCACGAAAGATTCTAAAACCTCACCGGAATCTTGCGGAACAAAAGTAACAAAAAAGGCATACTTACCAGTTTTATCTTTAATTTGTTGCGCCACCTGCGCCAATTCAGTGTAAGTAGCAGGTGGTTTATTTATACCTGCCTGTTTTAATAAATCAGTGTTATAAATGGTTAGCCGCGTGGTGAGATACCAGGGTATTCCAAAACTCTTACCATTCAGTGTGCTGGCTTTCCATATATTTGGCAGATATGCAAATTGTACGTCATTTGGAATTTTTGTATCTAAATCTAACCAGGCATTTCGACCTGCTAATTGCGATGCAAAATCGGGATTCAGATTCACAACATCAGGTGGCGTTTTTGCGGAGACAGCTGTTAAAATTTTGTTTTCCATTTCCGCCCAAGGTATATCCACCCAGTTAACCTTTATACCTGAATTTTGCGATTCAAAAGTCGCAATCAGGCTTTGGAAGTAGTCGGTAAATTGAGGTTTGAGTTGCATCGTCCAAAACTCAATTGTTGCCACTCCTGAAGATGCCTGTTTTGTGCTTGGACTGACGTTACCCGTGCTGCAACTGACAATCCAGCTTGTCAATAAGCCAAGTAACGCCCAAACAGCTAATCTTTTACATTTTTGAATTTGAATCATTGTGCTTGTAGTTCAGTTAAACCGGGGTGAAAAATTGATGCAGAATTTTCGAGATTATAAAGTCAATAGTCATTAATCATTAGTCATTGATCATTGATTCTTCACAAAGGACAAATGATTAATGACAAAGGACAAAACAGCTTAACATTTAAATTTTTCAACTTAGCAGTCATGCGGGCAAAACTGTGGTTAAAAGCTTCAAGAGTCTGTTTGGCAAATCAAAGGGCGGAGTCGGCATTGAGCTTTCTCCACAATGCGTAAATGTTGCTCGTTTACGCAAACAACGCCAAGGTCTGAAACTAGACGCCTTAACATCGGTAGCAGTTCCAGAAGGTGTTTTTGTCGATGGTCAAATTGCCGATCCTCCAACAATGGCGCAAATCATCCAGCAGGCGCTCTCTGAGAGTAAAATCAATGCTTCTAGAGTTGCTACTGCCGTAACGGGACGAGATTCAATTGTGCGTCTGATACCCGTTCCAGCTGAGTTAGATGATAAGGAACTGCGGGAGATGGTGTTAAACCACGAAGCAGGTTTGTATTTGCCTTATCCTCGTGAAGAAGCTGATGTGGATTATCAGAAACTTGGGTACTTTGTAGATGAAGATGGCATAGAAAAGGTACAGGTGCTTCTGGTTGCGACTCGCAAAGAAATTACTGATACCTATATAAATACGTTCGAGCAAATAGGACTGCAAGTCGATGTTTTAGAGATTAACAGTTTTGCACTGATTCGGACAATTCGCGATCAGCTGCGGCAATTTAGCCCACAAGAAGCCGCTGTGCTAGTCGATATAGAGTTCGACAGCACGGAAATTGCGATCGTTGTCAATGGAGTACCGCAATTTTCGCGTACAGTTCCACTTGGGACTTATCAGATGCAAATGGCACTAGCAAGGGCAATGAACTTACCTGCATCACGAGACATGGAACTGTTGCAGGGAATGACCATTCCTTTAACTCCTATGGAGGGTGGAAAAACTGGTGTCACCGAAGCTAATCCTGGTATGGCAGCGATGATGCGGGTGTTGGGAGAACTTACGGATGAATTGCGCCGTTCCATCGATTTTTATTTGAATCAAAGTGAAAATTTGGAAGTAGCGCAGATTTTGCTGGCGGGACCGGGTGGCGGATTAGCACAGCTTGATGAGTTCTTCACACAACGATTGAGTTTACCAACCTCTCAAGTAGATCCAATTGGATCTTTGTCATTGCAAGTTGACGAAGAAAAATTTCCAGCAGTGCAACGTCCTGGACTGGGAATAGTGCTTGGTCTTGGTGTGCGGGAGGCGTGAAAGGGAGAGTGGGAGATGGGGAAGGGGGGGCCCCACTTTGTGGGGATAAGGGGCAATGGGGAGATGGGGAGAGGGGGAGAGTGGGGGAGTGGGAGACTAACCACTAACCCTTCGGGTTCGCTAGTCGCTCATGGGGGGAACCCCCAAGACCGCGCTAGCTCACCACTAACCACTAACTACTAACTAATGACTAAAAATGTACAGTTTAGATATTAACTTTCTTAAAGACCGCCCAAATTTCCAGAAAAATACTGAAAAGAAGCCGAAATCATCACTCAAGCCTGGAAATTTAACACCTGTATTTATAGGAGTGGGGATTGGTGTGCTTTTCCCAGCTTTTGCGGGAACTGGTTGGTGGCTTTTGCAAGCGAAAAATGCCGAGTTAGAGCAGTTGATAGCGCAACTGGAGGAGGAGAGCAAGAGCTTAGATGCACAAATCGGTAGCATTAACAAAATTCGGGAAGAAACCAACAAAGTCAAGGGGGAAACGCAATCTTTAGTTGCCGTGTTCGATCAGATTCGTGCTTGGTCAGCAATGTTACAAGATTTGCGCGATCGCATTCCAGCGTCAGTACAAATTGAAAATGTTAGACAAACACCACCTGCTGCCCCAGTAGAGGGACAACCACCACCCAATCCCGCTGGCGGAATGGCAATTACTGGCTTAGCTCGCTCCTTTAACGATGTCAACGATTTTTTGCTGATTCTGCAACAATCTCGTTTCTTTAAAGCCAACGAAGCAAAAATTGTTTCAGCAGAATTAGTAGATGCACCGATAAAAAATTCTCCTCCTCAAGGTGTAGCGATTAAACCACCTCAAATAGTTAGATACAACATTCAAACCAGCCTAAGTGATGTTCCAGCTTCGGAGTTAGTTAGAGAGTTGGAGCAAAAAGGCACAGTGGGATTAGTGGCACGCATTCGCAGTCTGCAACAAACAGGAGTCATTCAAAAATGACGCTGAGTGAAGATTTTAATTTTGTAGAAGGTGGGGAATTAGAGGAAGGGGCATCATCAACCTACCCCGTTGTTTTTGGCATCACCTTCACACCCAAAATCATCGGCATCCTAGTGGGGGTATTGGGTTTTGCCGGGGCCCTTTACATGTTGCTTAACTTGGTAATGCCAGCTTGGGAAACCTTTCAGCAACAGCAAGCAAAACAAAGCGAACTGCAAGGGCAAATTGACCAAAAGAAAGCCACCATCAAACAGATGGACAAGGTAAAACAAGAGTTAGCAGAAGCCAAACAACAACAAACCCAGGTGTTAGGATTGTTTGCTAACGAAAAAACATTGGATACACTACTGCTGGATTTGAATCGTTTGGTTGAGTCTGGCAGCGGTAAAATTTCTGCTAATGCTGTTAGAGCTAAACTGAAGAAATTTGTGCCAGCTTCAGATAAAGCTGAACCGATTACCGATGGATCGTTAGGATCACAGGTTGACGGCAAACTGAAACGCAGGAGCGTCAATATCGAAATTGTCGGCACTTATGAACAAACGCAATCAATTCTTCGTAATATTGAACGTTTGCAGCCTTTGTTGATAGTTAAGGACTATCAATCTACATTAGCTCCAGAACCTGCTCCAGAACCAGGCAAAGTGGCAATTAGGATGGGGCCAGCACCAATTTCTACATCTTTCCAATTACAGGCATTGATGCCGCTTACTCCAGAAGAAATTGCAGCTGTCCAAGCAGCGCCGAAGAAGTGATGGGGAGATGGGGTGATGGGGCGAGAGATTTACTCTTTTTCCTAAAAACATGAATGCTCAAGGATGGGTATGATCCCACACACCCTCTAGTTCCCAGGTTCTACCTGGGAATCAAGGGACTGCGAGGCTCTGCCTCTAGCGCTAATACACAACGCAGAGCCTCCTTGTAGCGCATTCCTTGCCTGAAGCCAAGGAACGAGATTATACCAAATTGGTATAGGGATTCTTGTTTCAAAATTCTGGAATAGCCTATTAATCAATGGTTTTAATCCAAAATCTAAAATCCAAAATCCAAAATTGGTATTAGAGGAGTATAACCCCCCATTGATTCACCAACAGAATCGTGTTTTGGGGGGTTAGAGGGATTTTTTTGCGCTCTTTTTGGTCAAAATTTACTCAAAGTAAAGTCTGTTTGTTTGTTTTCTCAGGCGATCGCTAACAATGAATGAAAATTCTCAAAAGAATTTGATTAAACGGTGTTATTTTATGCAGGTTTTTAGGGAATTATAGCAACAACAGCGATCGCGCTTACGCAAAAATACCATGTATCTAAGTTAAATTTCATGCTGTCTTAACAGGTTTTAGCCCAGTACGGTTCAGTTAACTTTTTGCTCCCCCCAACCCCCCTAAAAAAGGGGGGCTGTAAGATTCAATTTCCCCCCTTTTTTAGGGGGGCTAGGGGGGATCTCCAAGGATTTAACATTGCTTGATCTGTATTGGGTTTTAGCCGGAAAGTTATGTTCAGGCTAGCTACACAAAAATTTCAAAAATTGTCTAGAAATCGGTTT is a genomic window of Fischerella sp. PCC 9605 containing:
- a CDS encoding VOC family protein → MHHASIRTANIHRAIAFYEQLGFTVCERFTTGYTLACWMEGLGGRIELIQIPEPKPAPDAFADEHYVGYYHLSFDLTNITTDLPSWLTDLKENFTLAAQNQPEHLQPLKILLEPMQQQIGDRIYEVAFIADADGLPLEFIRVLAALQ
- a CDS encoding TIGR02652 family protein, producing MNPGLQYPIFGPEIQCPHCRQTIPALTLTDTYLCPRHGAFEANPKTGELIHLQSGRHWRRWNGEWYRQHTHPDGIRFEIHEALDKLYTQGYRATRVIIARRYQELMSGYLERSTPWRGGQSEGASARLYGLPVEFGPDPKEEPCWEVINFDLEKEPGVPVRYPYFRLFE
- a CDS encoding gamma carbonic anhydrase family protein — translated: MSNASYWPSPDFSQAAFVAANAVVMGSVNIAAGVSIWYGAVIRGDVERIEIGECTNIQDGAILHGDPGKPTILEDHVTVGHRAVVHSAYIERGSMIGIGAVILDGVRVGASSIIGAGAVVTKDVAPKSLVVGIPGKVLRQVTDAEAAELIEHAENYKKLALVHAGKGTDTGFSTSH
- a CDS encoding photosystem II protein Y; amino-acid sequence: MDFDMRVVIVLAPVAIAAAWALFNIGAAALRQIQSFLNKEA
- a CDS encoding bifunctional folylpolyglutamate synthase/dihydrofolate synthase, encoding MDIDSLLQPFQKFGVHLGLERIVKLLTNLGSPHHQVPVIHVAGTNGKGSVCAYLSSVLTEAGYRTGRYTSPHLVDWTERICLNEQPISSEEFCKLLLQVEAAIDPDEESPTQFEVVTAAAWLYFAQQKIDIAVVEVGLGGRLDATNVCDQPLVTIITSISREHWQQLGPTIADIAREKAGILKPGCPAVIGPLPPDAEKVVRSRILELQCPIFTPQPARQISTGWAEYERLGDGENRRWGDHPIQYPLPLEGQIQLTNSALALAALQILQKQGWQISEQAIINGMAKTKWPGRMQWTTWKNHKLLLDGAHNPAAAQVLRDYVDSLDVQAVTWVMGMLSTKEHEKIFQALLRPNDQLYLVPVPDHSSAHPSELAQLAGNICLKLSICSTFPDLTSALEAAFSLTDDLVVLCGSLYLVGHFLKESIVTSQ
- a CDS encoding ABC transporter substrate-binding protein, translated to MIQIQKCKRLAVWALLGLLTSWIVSCSTGNVSPSTKQASSGVATIEFWTMQLKPQFTDYFQSLIATFESQNSGIKVNWVDIPWAEMENKILTAVSAKTPPDVVNLNPDFASQLAGRNAWLDLDTKIPNDVQFAYLPNIWKASTLNGKSFGIPWYLTTRLTIYNTDLLKQAGINKPPATYTELAQVAQQIKDKTGKYAFFVTFVPQDSGEVLESFVQMGVTLVDAEGKAAFNSPQGKAAFQYWVDLYKKGLLPKEVLTQGHRHAIELYQAGETALLASGPEFLKQIANNAPAIAKASATAPQITGDTGKKNVAVMNVVIPRDTKQPDAAVKFALFVTNDENQLAFAKKANVLPSTKKALSDSYFKDVSANASNIDKARVVSASQLQQAEILTPTLKNFNLLQKAIYENLQAAMLDEKTVDKAVEDAAQEWNSQ
- the pilM gene encoding type IV pilus assembly protein PilM — translated: MVKSFKSLFGKSKGGVGIELSPQCVNVARLRKQRQGLKLDALTSVAVPEGVFVDGQIADPPTMAQIIQQALSESKINASRVATAVTGRDSIVRLIPVPAELDDKELREMVLNHEAGLYLPYPREEADVDYQKLGYFVDEDGIEKVQVLLVATRKEITDTYINTFEQIGLQVDVLEINSFALIRTIRDQLRQFSPQEAAVLVDIEFDSTEIAIVVNGVPQFSRTVPLGTYQMQMALARAMNLPASRDMELLQGMTIPLTPMEGGKTGVTEANPGMAAMMRVLGELTDELRRSIDFYLNQSENLEVAQILLAGPGGGLAQLDEFFTQRLSLPTSQVDPIGSLSLQVDEEKFPAVQRPGLGIVLGLGVREA
- a CDS encoding PilN domain-containing protein, with amino-acid sequence MYSLDINFLKDRPNFQKNTEKKPKSSLKPGNLTPVFIGVGIGVLFPAFAGTGWWLLQAKNAELEQLIAQLEEESKSLDAQIGSINKIREETNKVKGETQSLVAVFDQIRAWSAMLQDLRDRIPASVQIENVRQTPPAAPVEGQPPPNPAGGMAITGLARSFNDVNDFLLILQQSRFFKANEAKIVSAELVDAPIKNSPPQGVAIKPPQIVRYNIQTSLSDVPASELVRELEQKGTVGLVARIRSLQQTGVIQK
- a CDS encoding pilus assembly protein PilO codes for the protein MTLSEDFNFVEGGELEEGASSTYPVVFGITFTPKIIGILVGVLGFAGALYMLLNLVMPAWETFQQQQAKQSELQGQIDQKKATIKQMDKVKQELAEAKQQQTQVLGLFANEKTLDTLLLDLNRLVESGSGKISANAVRAKLKKFVPASDKAEPITDGSLGSQVDGKLKRRSVNIEIVGTYEQTQSILRNIERLQPLLIVKDYQSTLAPEPAPEPGKVAIRMGPAPISTSFQLQALMPLTPEEIAAVQAAPKK